The sequence GAGTGCCTTTGAAACACTTGTACGAATCAGCGACATTGCACTCAATATTTACAAAGTAAACGGCAAGGGTAACGCGAACGGTAACTCAACCTAAATGCAACCACTCGATCCATCTATATATAGGTGAGTATAGCCCTCTCCTTACAATCCCAAGTGGATCATAATCATGGAGAGAACCGAACCCAATGCCAGCGTTATGGCTGCCGCTCCATTGCAGCGATCCGTTTTGCAAATGTCGCAGAAGAACGCCTCCTCCGCGGAGATTTCATCGCCATCGTCTCCATCCTGACCATGCCCCTGATTCTTCCGCCTCTTGTTATCGCTCTTCTTGCGCTGGTCCCGCTCCTCGGTGCTGGGGATCCGGAGCTTGGTCCTCAGGATGTCGCAGGCATCGGAGTCCCCGGTGTCCAGTTGGCAAAAGCGCGCCGTTACCACTTTTCTAGTCTCAGCTgtggaaaaaaaatatatgatattATAGCTATAAGAAAATGGTCCTAATTCCCCATACGATACAAAAACTTGTAAAATaggtattattatttaaggATTGATTTTAGTTTGCAAACCATAGTCAAATTTAAATCTCCTATAAAAATAACCATATAGATTTTAGTTGAAATGTTGGAACCCTTATACTATTATatcaattataaaattataagtaaaagttttaaacattaaagattatttaaagATTGATTTTGTATGAAACATCACAGTAAAATTGCAGTCCTCTAAATCACAAACCATATTGATTTAAGTTAAAATGTTACTACTGTTGTATTATTATACTGTAAAAGTTAAACTTGTTTTAGTTTAAATTGTATTACAGTTGTATTATTATACTATTTATAAATAACAAGGTAAAAGCTCTTACAAAAACCATCTGCACTTTgtttttccattaaagattatttaaagattgttttttttaacatcACAGTAAAATTATAATCTTCTAAATGAGTAATATAGATTTTAGTGCAAATTTTAGGACTGCTGTACTATTATATTATATGTAAAATTTAAAGGTAAAACGCCTAGAAAAAAACCCCCTGCACTTTGTTTACCCATTAAAGATTATTTTGTAATTACAATGCAAGCCATTTCCCGCTGATTGTAAATCTGAGTATTTATCTTTAAGACTTGTTTTATCACTATCGTAAATATCACACTAAAAAGGTGCAACTTGCAGCTATCtacattatatatatatatataacactTGTAAAAAGCCTAGGTAAATATCATATGGCAAATATTAGCTGTAAGTCAGTAGGTAAATACAATTTCTATGATTCATATG is a genomic window of Drosophila suzukii chromosome 2L, CBGP_Dsuzu_IsoJpt1.0, whole genome shotgun sequence containing:
- the witty gene encoding uncharacterized protein witty, with amino-acid sequence MSGIILLLALLALVSNGAAIECFVCDSSDNPSCSDLGSNSSIVPEECTLDKMRSLDTWLFDLNKFAYFDNGANKSPLMNCQKVVAKDPETRKVVTARFCQLDTGDSDACDILRTKLRIPSTEERDQRKKSDNKRRKNQGHGQDGDDGDEISAEEAFFCDICKTDRCNGAAAITLALGSVLSMIMIHLGL